Sequence from the Eriocheir sinensis breed Jianghai 21 chromosome 22, ASM2467909v1, whole genome shotgun sequence genome:
AACTTTTCATTACTTAATATTTTGCCTTTTTGTAATGAATTTACGGTAAGAATGTGCattgtgaacacacacacacactttgaaatATGTAAACTGTATGAATGAAGTAAAATGCAACTGAGCTCTATAATTATACAGTTGACCCTTGATATTTTGAACTGCTGTTCCTCTAAGAAAATGCTGGGTCTAAAAAGTCCACATGTGTACAGGAGAATGTGGTAATAGAAAACTAATACCTTATATCTAACAAGAGGCCACTTAGGTGACTTGCACTTGGTTTTGTTTATCTGCAAGCATATATAATCATCTTGATTACTTATGGACTTGATACAGTGTTAGGATTTTCAATGGTTTCAATGATGAAAAAAGGCTACATTTGACATGATGTACATACCTCATTTGACATGATGTACATACCTCATTTTATCTTTGAATATGCCTCATTTGACCTCATGGGGGCCAACATGTTCATCATTCAGTTTCAGTTCAGACTCAGTTTTCACTCTGTGTCTCATGAATCATATTATCAGTAGCTCAGTTTTTCATACTTTGTCATCCAAATTTATTTTTTAATGCAATCAAAGTTCAAAACTCCTTTGCAATAAAAAATGTAGTCAGCCTCCACCTAGCATTACTTAACACAGTTCCATTCCATCTACTCAGCAGTTGATTACATACAGAGTTGTACATCAGGAAAGAACAGCATTCTGAGCACCAATTTAAAacaatattcttcttttttcagtTTGAACAGTGCAACACACATGGAGATGACCTGCGCTACTGGTGCTGCACTTGTGACCTGCCTCTGTGTAGTCTCTGCCTCTACTCTGGCCACCCACAAGGCCACACTGTCAAGCTGGCTCAGACCTTTGTACAGGAGAAGAAACGGGAACTCACTGAAAAAATAAAGCTCTTCTTTGGGAATATTGAAGACCAAAAGAAGGAACTGAGAGGATCATTCAATGGCCTTGATGCACTTATGGAAGAGCTCTTCCATAAGAATGCTTGCCTGCAAGACAAACTTGCAGACCTTACTAACCTTCTTGATGAGACTCGGAAGGCAAGTGACATTAGCTCCGTAAGGAACTTTGAAAAGGCAGTGAAAAACTTTAAATGTAAGGAGGAGGATGCGGCATCTGGCACTGATGtagcagaaaaagaaaatgccAAAAACTCTGAGCCAGCAAAAGCCAAGGACTCCAAGCTAAAATGTAAGGAGGAGGATGCAGCATCTGGCACTGATGtagcagaaaaagaaaatgccAAAAACTCTGAGCCAGCAAAAGCCAAGGACTCCAAGCTAGAAGAAGCTAAGTCAGTTACAAAGAGTTTGGAGCCATGCCAAGAGAAGGAGTCCTCTGGCCAGTCATCACAGGATCAAGACACAACAGAGGCTAAACGAGCCACCATTGACTACCATGACGGCCGTCTGCTCCTACATTCTCTGGCTAAGCCTGACTCCAAGGAGATTTCCTTCCAAGTATGTCCCACaacaattttcatttttattttggcATGCCACAATTATCTCCAAACAGGTGGAGTAAAAAGTTTCCATCCTACAGATGCCATCCAAGGTGTTCCTGGAGCTGAGCGTGGGAGGCAGATGTTTGGGTCGAGTCTTCATCAGTCTCTGGTGCCACATGCGGCGAGCACAACAGTTCCTTGCACTCTGCATGGGCACTATGGGCCCGACCTTGCTGGACGCAACTGCTTCAGAGAAAGTGAGGAATACCCTGGTATGGAGATATGTTGTTGATGGTGACAATAAGGCCAGAACCCAAGCCCTCCTGACAAACCTTGAATGGGGAGGTCAGTATGTAAAACCAGATACTGAAGGTTACGTATCAGGCATTGATTTTGGAAATACTCAAAATTCTGTTTCATTTGGAATTTGTACACAAAGCTCACCTGGTGTTAACCTGCATGCTCCTTTTGGCAGAGTGGTTAGTGGTCTGGAGGTAGTGAAAGCTGCTTTTCAACACAATCCAATAACTAAAGTCACAATTACTAACAGTGGCCTTGTGCTGCCTCGCCTCTCTCTTTAACTGCCAAATAAGCCTGCTGTGCAGACTGCTAGGAAACATTTTCCTCCTTACATGGAAAGTTCTTGAGACAGCTGTCATCAAGTGTTTCCCTCCCCCATTGCAGGTGCTTGCAGAGCCAACAACCCTCAAAATTCACAAGATTTTATATATGAGGAATTGAAGAGATGTACATTACCTAAAATAATGATTCATATACTGTATATCATAACATACAGCAAGTGGAAAATTAAAGTACGTATTAAGTAGAAACAGTTGTAGCAATTCAGTTGGTAGCCATGAGAAACGAGATACTGCCTGCTCATTCTGCTGCAGTCTATTTGACGTGTTTAGCATTGGATGAGCAAAGAATGCCCAATTTTTTTGGTGCACAAATATTTAGAAGCCAACTGATGTTGCATTAAAGAAAATAACATTGTAAAGGTGAACAGAGCATGCCGTAAGTTATCCCTTTGCCAAAATTGGTTCATTTTTACCCTATTGCATACATTCCCATATTCCATTTAAAGTTTTCTGCATAATGACCCTTCTCACAAATGGGGATAGTAGATTCTTAGGCCACAAGACATAATTTACCCTCCTCCCACACTCAGTTGCATGATGCTCACTCATGCTGTCAGTGAGGGACAAAAAAAGCACTTGTTTCAGAAAAGACAGGATGCACAACCAATGATTATACCAAGAATGGCATGTTCTGCTTCTTGGATGTTATTGATGTGATGTTTGAAGCATCACAAAGGAATGCCAGCCTTCTCTCCCCAAGGAACTTTGTTCACTATTTTCATGTGAGACTTCTATTACTTTGTTCTGCTTTTACTTTGTTAGTCATAGAAATGCAGTGAGCAGAGTGCTGAATGACTTAAAAATTACTGTAGTGAAAATCTACCTATCACACTTTATTCCTTAGATCTGGAACATTAAACAAAACCAAAGAAGTCATTCCGTACACTGCTCTGATTTCTATTGAGACAATTATGTAGTAAGAAAGCTTTGTGTAAAAGGTTGTAACTCGATCCTCCCCTAGAGGGTGTTGTGATTTTAACCTCTGTGATTATTGTTCATTTAGCAATATTCAGTCACTAATCCGTGCCTTACATGCATACTTGTTTTGTCAAGGATTCTTTTGGTGGTGGAGAAGAAAGCCACCAAACAAACAGCtgctatcaaaataattacatggCTCAAGAATAGTCAGTCACATTATTGTGTTTTCCTTGCCTGCCTAGAAAACATTAACAGCTATCAATGTTggaatcatcatcataatcttcttCTGTTTAACATCAGGCAGATGACACACTTCCAGCTATTTCTGtccattgcctcagcctctccaacACCAAATGCTGTTAAATCCTCCTCAACACTGCCTCCATGTCTCCCTTGTCCCATATATTTCCCGGATGCAGCAAGATACAATGAAGATCAACAAAAATGTCTGACTTCACCACTGTAGTTTCTTCAGTTATGTTTAATAGTTTCAGTGGTAAAAAATGTTAAAATTTAAAGATATATATACTTTCTTCTCCATAGACTTGAACGCTTTCACAAGACTCATATATTTTAATTGGCgtaggactgactgactgaaggaagtTACCAACCACAGAAATTTACCCTAAGAATCACAAAAGCGTATACAACCCGTTTTTGTTACCCTCACAGAAATACTCCAGGAGGAAATAGCATGTGTTGgataaccaaaaaaataacaaaggctGCCAAATCTCCACTTCATGTAATGCAGAATAACACATTTTTCAGTCAATATAAAGACCTTTCAGtgtaatatataaaaataaccaAAATCCTTATACCTCATGGATGAAAGAACATGTATCCATGACGAAAAACTCCATGCTAATTTTGTCTTTTAAACGGGCACCTAAAACATTGGCCGTCACACTTACCTTGCGTTTGAGCTTGGCCACCTCCTGTTTGGTGAGGGTGTCCGCCTTGGCCAGTACCGGCACGATGTTTACCTTGTTGTGGAGTTGCTTCATAAACTGTATGTCCAGAGGCTTCAACCTGTCACACAAAGATGATGTTTTGAAAgacaaacaatacacataaaaataagtcaAAAGCAATAAATCATAATATCATTGTAAACTGTATGTCCAAAGGCTCTAACCTATCAAAAAGATGATGTTTTAAAGACAAACAATACATATAACTCGGAGGCAGTGGCAACAAATCCTAATGTTATTGATTcataaaattttcaagggatagTAAAATAGTGTTCATCCCTTCAGTGCCAATAACTTATTTGAACCTTCAGTCTATCCATCTAACTTCATGCATAGAGCCATTAActctgctgtgattggcatggatttcaccttcactggtagcctggtaacatatactcccagatctttctctgcctctgtggtagatagtggagtgtttcctatgtggtattggtatgctggatttcccctcccaagctgcatgatattacatttttttttattaaattgtagcagccacttattgctccactcctgtagcttggtgatgtcttcttgtaggaagtccacatccaaggggttaacagACAAAGACCAGACTTGCAAAAAGGTAAAGCTGGGGATGAATGCTAAGCTACGCGTGatcttggtgctcatctctgtcacatcaGCCCTTGAGCTACTGAGTGTCATGTGATGGATGGATGTGCCTACAGTATTGAAACCAAGAGTGTTTAGTGGAGTCAGAGTTGGGGTCACCTACTTTTGGCCCGAGTCGGAGTTGGTAAAAAAATCTTCTACTCCTTTACGATGTGAGTAATGTgtagctgggtgtggtgtggagtgtggtgtggtggggtatGATTTGCCTACCACTCTACtgcagaagaggggaggggggagaggggtggagttggagtcagagtcggaaaCTTAAAATTTCCTGGAATCAGAGTCAAATTTTTTTATATTCAACTCCACGCCTCTGATTGTAACGCCAGAGCCACACCATTACTTACCCATGACCAGCAGGATTGATGAAGTAGAAACAGCAGTGAACTCTATTGTCAACGATGTGACGGCGGTTCAGACCAGACTCATCTTGAAGGTAACGCTCAAACTGGTCATTGATGTACTGGATGATAGACTGGAAGCTGAAACAAATAATGGCGATAGGAAGTTAGACAATATGCCCATGATCAAACGCAAAAAGATTACATCGGAAAAACCCAAAGCAATGAATGGCAACTAAAATcaattcttactttttatttacgACAGGAAGTTAGATAATATGCCCATGATTGAACGCAAAAAAAGATTACATCAGCAAAACTCAAAGCAATGAATGGCAAATAAAATCAATTCATCAGTCCTAATTTCCTACTTGccgaatgtgaaaaaaaaaaaaagtataaatgtcCGTAACTTAATTGAATAGATACACTAACGGGGCACTGATATAGTGTGTAAATAATCATGAACAAAACCTATGACAAATGAAAGGACATATTTTTAAGGGCAAGTAAgcaaaacagacacacaaatcatctggatttcttttttatatcattcaCATTTATTCTCCATATATTCcaacaaagcaagaaaaaaggaactgtgtgtgtgtgtgtgtgtgtgtgtgtgtgtgaatagtgaACTCACCAGTCCGTGTTATCAATGGCATCTCCATAACCAGGCGTGTCCACCACAGTCAGCCGCACCTTCACCCCTCGTTCCTCAATCTCCACCGTTGACACATCGATCTTGACagttttttcaatgttttctgtGCATAACAAAAACACACACTCAGGTCACTTTCTcgttattaccaactcaaactGCTTACTTACGGCAATGCAATACCTGATAGTTCTTAACATTCTCATTAAAACAGTCATTAAAAAGCCTTGTGTATTAACAACTGGGGCTCTCTTGCTACATCAGAGTCTTAATTAGTTGCAAAGAGACTCAAGAACTTGATATCATATGAGCATTTCTTCTCAAGAGTGTGCCAAAGCTTGTAAATCATATAAAAACAGCAGCAAACAGCACCCTACATCCTTGAACTGAATGGCAACATATTCTTGGGGAGAGGTGTCAAGGTGATGGCCTCTAGCTCAAAGTGGTTTACCAATATTGGActcgatagaaaaaaaaaatgcaatcagTATTTTGTGATTGGTCTAATgtgtatgagaaaatataaatagttaCCTTGGGCCGAAGCAACAACTCTGTCAGGGTAAAGGTCAGTGAGGAAGAGGGTGTTGATGAGGGTAGACTTCCCCAGCCCACTTTCACCTGGTCAAAGGTAAGAAAGATAAAACCAGATCTTCAAAGCTGTGCGTACTACATCATCATGGTTTAGTGGCTAGAAATCCCTATAACACAGTAGTAGGTGTCAACGTTGCCAGTTTACTGTACTCAAAGAGCTTAGTTTTTACCTGTTTCTAACCCATAACTATTGCccagaaacaccaataattaaccattttaacgataactctacaaaaaaaaaacaagttaagggggtggaggagacagtttgagggttggaaatcggcaaatataacAGCCTGAGCACGAACATATGGCAATGTTGGAAGGTGTTCGACAAAATTTGATAATATGGTGCCTCTCCGGTAACTGTCATCACTATTTTCATAAGCACCTTGTTACCACTATATAAGTACCAGGTGAACTCATATTCATGTATTATTAATGGAAGGAAAATGCTCAATCAAACAGGTCTGTGTGAAATATGTATGGGTTCAAAATATAAGATCATCAAGAATAGCATTTTCAGAAGCTGGGTTGGAGTCAAAATGGACCTTATAAAAAGAAATCTAGAGacaagaaatagtaaagactTTAATAACGATATTAATTTTATTTTCCACAGCATCTCCTGTTATCATTTGTCCACCTTTATCCAGTTAAAATGAGTGTTTCCCTGATGACTACATGAAAACTTATTAAAAGAGGTGACTAACATATACACTGAGTATTTAGTGAAAAAGATATAGGCCTACTACTAGATAAAGCAATGTGCAAGATGAAATTTGTGAGGGAAAAAGAGTATAGCTACCGGATAATCGCACATTTACAAACATATCCTGTGATGGCCAACAAAACTTATACCAACAAATGCCTTGGCTAATAATCAACTTACCTACAACCATAAGAGTAAACTCAAAGCCTCTCTTAACAGATTTGCGGTGGATTTGGTTGGGAAGATTTGCAAACCCAACATAGCCTGGCATGTCTGGATTACTGAACTGAAATATAAAGTGCAGTGGGTTAAAATAAATTGAGGAACATAATCTGATTTGATGATGGTCAACTTAAAACCCAAAATGTCTGTTGTAGAATGAAGGTCCCCATGAGCTAACAAATTTAATGCCCTTGCTGGCAGAAATTGCATTTGAAAAGTATTGGAATTCACATCAATTTTACGTCCTTCTTGAGCATctcagcctcttgcagtctccctatgttcttaagtCCTCAAAATCAAAAGAAAATACTACATAAATCATACTGCTCCTGTTTACTTGGAGATTCTAGGTCGCTGGATGCAGTCAATAAGGTTTATTTTTACAGATTATGGGGTAAATACTGCAATCTTAACCAGGTAGCCAcgctgggccaaatttgtggctttaccatgtaccagcaacaagccaaatttttgccatgatataatcccccccaaaacagatgatgcataaactgaataaaaaatgcattgatatacattatgaaatggtttgtgtcaGTGATgactttttctaatttttctcacttagaggggcctttgagaaacatgatccccgcagctactgtgTTAAGTACGTGTATTGTCCCACGAGATCTTTTAAGTTTCAGAGAGACCTTCAAGTTTCTAGGTCACCAGAAGCCATAAATGAGGTTTATCTTTTATCTATAGGTGAGAGGTAAATACAACTGTCTCTAAATATTACTATGAATGATCTTTTTGGCGAGCCCATGAAGACCTTTTGAGTTTCTAGGTGACTGGAAAACATCAATAAGGTTAATTTATTTCTACAGATGATGGGGTAAATACAGCGGTTTTGAACTATAACCATGGTCACGAGAGATTTCTTTGGGGTAAATACTGCTGTCTCAAAATACAACTATGGTCGCAAGAGATCTCTTTGGTCAGCCCATGAAGACCCTTGAGTTTCTAGGCCACCAGAAACCATAAATGAGGTCAATCTTTTTTTGTACGGATGAGAGGTAGACACTGAAATCTAAAAGTACAATTTAGGTTACATGATACCTTTAAGTGAGCCCATGAGCCAGAAGCCATAAATGAggtcattttttatatttttttttagacatCTATTTAGGgaaacccatttttttttttttttaacaaaggagaAATAAACACAGCaataaagaaatacaataaaagtCTCGTGAGGCCATGAAGGCCTTTGTGgccattaaaacaaacaaaaaacttaaCAACCTTTTCCCACGTGACTCAAGACTCACTGACTGCCCTCTGCACCCACTTCGAAACCCCGTACCGTGATATTTATATGGTGAGCCTATCAAGATTTTTATAGACATTAAAATCCCCGGTAGACAGAGAGACAGTAGCCCCAAGACTATTTGGTGAGCCTATTAAGATTTTTATAGCCATTAAAATCCCCaggaggcagacagacagtgGCCCCAAGACTATTCAGTGAGCCTATTAAGATTTTTATAGCCATTAAAATCCCCAGGAGGCAGACAGTGGCCCCAAGACTATTTGGTGAGCTTATTAAGATTTTTATAGCCATTAAAATCcccagtagacagacagacagtggtcCCAAG
This genomic interval carries:
- the LOC127002168 gene encoding tripartite motif-containing protein 5-like isoform X3; its protein translation is MSTSVSAAESNSEGLREAMSCDVCSEVYERTLRTPLVLPCGHTFCRVCLVALKKKGNFLCPSCRAAHNNVQVEALTINFSLLNILPFCNEFTFEQCNTHGDDLRYWCCTCDLPLCSLCLYSGHPQGHTVKLAQTFVQEKKRELTEKIKLFFGNIEDQKKELRGSFNGLDALMEELFHKNACLQDKLADLTNLLDETRKASDISSVRNFEKAVKNFKCKEEDAASGTDVAEKENAKNSEPAKAKDSKLKCKEEDAASGTDVAEKENAKNSEPAKAKDSKLEEAKSVTKSLEPCQEKESSGQSSQDQDTTEAKRATIDYHDGRLLLHSLAKPDSKEISFQMPSKVFLELSVGGRCLGRVFISLWCHMRRAQQFLALCMGTMGPTLLDATASEKVRNTLVWRYVVDGDNKARTQALLTNLEWGGQYVKPDTEGYVSGIDFGNTQNSVSFGICTQSSPGVNLHAPFGRVVSGLEVVKAAFQHNPITKVTITNSGLVLPRLSL
- the LOC127002168 gene encoding peptidyl-prolyl cis-trans isomerase B-like isoform X6, with the protein product MEELFHKNACLQDKLADLTNLLDETRKASDISSVRNFEKAVKNFKCKEEDAASGTDVAEKENAKNSEPAKAKDSKLKCKEEDAASGTDVAEKENAKNSEPAKAKDSKLEEAKSVTKSLEPCQEKESSGQSSQDQDTTEAKRATIDYHDGRLLLHSLAKPDSKEISFQMPSKVFLELSVGGRCLGRVFISLWCHMRRAQQFLALCMGTMGPTLLDATASEKVRNTLVWRYVVDGDNKARTQALLTNLEWGGQYVKPDTEGYVSGIDFGNTQNSVSFGICTQSSPGVNLHAPFGRVVSGLEVVKAAFQHNPITKVTITNSGLVLPRLSL
- the LOC127002168 gene encoding tripartite motif-containing protein 5-like isoform X1, whose amino-acid sequence is MSTSVSAPGSNSEGLREAMSCDVCSEVYERTLRTPLVLPCGHTFCRVCLVALKKQGNFLCPSCRAVHNNVQVEALTINFSLLNILPFCNEFTFEQCNTHGDDLRYWCCTCDLPLCSLCLYSGHPQGHTVKLAQTFVQEKKRELTEKIKLFFGNIEDQKKELRGSFNGLDALMEELFHKNACLQDKLADLTNLLDETRKASDISSVRNFEKAVKNFKCKEEDAASGTDVAEKENAKNSEPAKAKDSKLKCKEEDAASGTDVAEKENAKNSEPAKAKDSKLEEAKSVTKSLEPCQEKESSGQSSQDQDTTEAKRATIDYHDGRLLLHSLAKPDSKEISFQMPSKVFLELSVGGRCLGRVFISLWCHMRRAQQFLALCMGTMGPTLLDATASEKVRNTLVWRYVVDGDNKARTQALLTNLEWGGQYVKPDTEGYVSGIDFGNTQNSVSFGICTQSSPGVNLHAPFGRVVSGLEVVKAAFQHNPITKVTITNSGLVLPRLSL
- the LOC127002168 gene encoding tripartite motif-containing protein 5-like isoform X2, coding for MSTSVSAPESNSEGLREAMSCDVCSEVYERTLRTPLVLPCGHTFCRVCLVALKKKGNFLCPSCRAAHNNVQVEALTINFSLLNILPFCNEFTFEQCNTHGDDLRYWCCTCDLPLCSLCLYSGHPQGHTVKLAQTFVQEKKRELTEKIKLFFGNIEDQKKELRGSFNGLDALMEELFHKNACLQDKLADLTNLLDETRKASDISSVRNFEKAVKNFKCKEEDAASGTDVAEKENAKNSEPAKAKDSKLKCKEEDAASGTDVAEKENAKNSEPAKAKDSKLEEAKSVTKSLEPCQEKESSGQSSQDQDTTEAKRATIDYHDGRLLLHSLAKPDSKEISFQMPSKVFLELSVGGRCLGRVFISLWCHMRRAQQFLALCMGTMGPTLLDATASEKVRNTLVWRYVVDGDNKARTQALLTNLEWGGQYVKPDTEGYVSGIDFGNTQNSVSFGICTQSSPGVNLHAPFGRVVSGLEVVKAAFQHNPITKVTITNSGLVLPRLSL